The Gouania willdenowi chromosome 7, fGouWil2.1, whole genome shotgun sequence genome includes a window with the following:
- the bin2a gene encoding bridging integrator 2a → MSDSPKGSNEFTRRVQRQLSRGKERMMQRLGKSSETRDEHFERCLQMFNDQQTDGSRIYKDMRNYVDAVRDMREASRRLFQSLFDGYESDWVGEEDLGAIVEGEDLLWNDYEVKLVDQAVRTMESYVAQFPDVREKIAKRGRKLVDYDCSLHHLEALRNAKKRDDVKILKAEEERNAAKSVYEGINNELKEELPVLFDNRVGCYVGVFSAMSNLRDIFYKEMSTLNLDLQNVIKELQAQHPDKVFAVRGMHRYGSLKRRTLLSPKAWKSSFSDFHRSYSPRVGQRSSFKARNSSSSSLSRDNTTRSGSSQSVPLENLLSESRDEEEEDQSSAPPEDPPSGGAKLEEEKEDEGLKEKEKEDGDGDEDKDGGEKALQSDSSSELNQSCDSESLEMQLSAVDTLHIDEDEDQSLTELHHTHRSEVMENGDVSALSSDITDQALPLKAVPADLDPKGTMDESHRN, encoded by the exons ATGTCAGACAGTCCCAAAGGATCCAATGAGTTCACCAGAAGAGTTCAAAGGCAGCTGAGCCGCGGCAAAGAGCGG ATGATGCAAAGGCTGGGGAAGAGCTCGGAGACGAGAGACGAGCACTTTGAACGTTGTCTCCAGATGTTTAATGACCAGCAG ACTGACGGGAGCCGGATCTACAAGGACATGAGGAACTACGTGGACGCAGTGCGAG ACATGAGGGAAGCCTCCAGGCGTCTCTTCCAGTCTCTGTTTGACGGTTATGAAAGTGACTGGGTTGGAGAGGAGGATCTGGGAGCCATCGTAGAG GGTGAAGATCTTCTGTGGAACGACTACGAGGTGAAGCTGGTGGATCAGGCCGTTCGTACCATGGAGTCGTACGTGGCTCAGTTTCCTGATGTGAGG GAGAAAATTGCAAAGCGAGGCCGTAAACTAGTGGACTACGACTGTTCTCTCCATCACTTGGAAGCTCTGAGGAACGCCAAGAAGAGGGACGATGTTAAAATActcaag GCGGAGGAGGAGAGAAACGCTGCTAAAAGTGTTTATGAAGGGATCAACAATGAGCTAAAGGAGGAACTTCCTGTTCTCTTTGATAA TCGCGTTGGCTGCTACGTGGGCGTTTTCTCTGCCATGTCCAACCTACGGGACATCTTCTACAAGGAGATGAGCACG CTCAACCTGGATCTGCAGAACGTGATCAAGGAGCTTCAGGCTCAGCACCCAGACAAAGTGTTCGCTGTGAGGGGGATGCATCG GTATGGATCACTGAAGCGACGGACGCTCTTGTCTCCAAAGGCCTGGAAGTCCAGTTTTTCTGACTTCCATCGTAGCTACAGTCCCAGAGTGGGTCAGCGCTCCAGTTTTAAAGCtagaaacagcagcagcagcagcttgtcCAGGGACAACACCACCAGATCTGGCTCCTCCCAGTCCGTACCTCTGGAGAACCTGCTCTCTGAGTCCagggatgaggaggaggaggaccagAGCTCTGCTCCTCCAGAAGATCCTCCATCAGGAGGAGCCAAGTTGGAGGAAGAGAAGGAAGATGAAGGcctgaaggagaaggagaaggaggatggtgatggtgatgaggaTAAAGATGGAGGAGAAAAAGCTCTACAGAGCGACAGCAGCTCTGAACTGAACCAGTCATGTGACTCAGAGAGTCTGGAGATGCAGCTTTCTGCTGTGGACACGCTGCACATCGATGAAGACGAGGACCAGAGCCTCACAGAGCTTCATCACACCCACAGGTCAGAGGTGATGGAGAACGGGGACGTCTCCGCCCTCAGCTCTGACATCACAGACCAGGCGCTTCCTCTCAAG GCGGTTCCTGCTGATCTGGATCCAAAGGGAACGATG GACGAGTCGCACAGAAACTGA
- the dazap2 gene encoding DAZ-associated protein 2, with protein MNNKGSYPQQAVYPQQSSAPVYSPAMQMSPQAPPYSDTPPAYSEIYQPRYVLPPQVPGQVPQMSSPYAGAQVFMPMQPTMPVGHMGQNVPMAYYPMGAVYPPGSTVMMEGGFDAGARFTAGSSVSIPPPPPGHPPNAAQLAAMQGANIVMTQRKNNFFLGGSNGGYTIW; from the exons ATGAACAACAAAG GTTCGTATCCGCAGCAGGCCGTCTACCCTCAGCAGAGCAGTGCTCCTGTTTACTCCCCGGCTATGCAAATGTCTCCTCAGGCTCCTCCCTACTCAGACACTCCACCTGCATACTCTGAG aTCTACCAGCCCAGATACGTGCTTCCACCTCAGGTGCCCGGGCAGGTTCCTCAGATGTCCTCACCCTACGCCGGCGCTCAGGTGTTCATGCCCATGCAGCCCACCATGCCAGTGGGCCACATGGGTCAGAACGTCCCCATGGCGTACTACCCCATGGGCGCCGTTTACCCACCGGGCTCAACGGTCATGATGGAAGGAGGGTTTGACGCCGGGGCTCGATTCACAGCCGGCAGCAGTGTCTCCATCCCT CCCCCTCCTCCTGGTCACCCCCCCAACGCGGCCCAGCTGGCAGCCATGCAGGGCGCCAACATAGTAATGACGCAGCGTAAGAACAACTTCTTCCTGGGCGGCTCCAACGGCGGTTACACCATCTGGTAA
- the pou6f1 gene encoding POU domain, class 6, transcription factor 1 isoform X1, whose translation MTSQDVPTSKDAPLTVNEQVIVMSGHETIRVLEVEVDSSQTSSTLESNAEEGSTHTTSDPETNNFQESSGGSQSGRRTDVPAPTLQTVSPAVSNSVSVSQPQAAIPISVQSCPQVLTQESLASLMTGMMAQTGSLGQPLLIPLSVGNQGGLAVLTLPTTNVATLPAFAAANSAGNLLKLPFTGLQAATLLNSIQPQLQTNTQTLLQPVQTAMQQMQTQVSAATPANTITTSASQTSISLAALQTAGLSINPAIINAASFGAQPQFLSSLMSTPIISSAMSSMAGITSQIITNAQGQVIGTLPLLLNPASLTGAGSSPSLPLQGLQVQTVSPQLLLNAQGQLLTVGNGPSVALPSASVLPKAAAGAAPATPTKPNSPASLAAVTQSPVVIAPQPPAMKTPPTGPITCGELAKVGQLVSKPQHGVAIGADAGINLEEIREFAKNFKIRRLSLGLTQTQVGQALTATEGPAYSQSAICRFEKLDITPKSAQKLKPVLEKWLAEAEHWNQKGQQNLMEFVGGEPSKKRKRRTSFTPQAIEVLNSYFEKNALPTGQEITEIARELNYDREVVRVWFCNRRQTLKNTSKINIFQV comes from the exons ATGACGTCACAGGATGTTCCTACATCCAAAGATGCTCCGCTCACCGTCAACGAGCAG GTGATCGTGATGTCAGGCCATGAGACTATCCGTGtgctggaggtggaggtggattCATCTCAGACGTCGTCGACGCTGGAATCAAACGCTGAGGAAGGATCGACTCACACCACGAGTGACCCTGAAACTAACAACTTCCAGGAAAGTTCTGGAGGGTCCCAGAGCGGCCGGAGAACAG ATGTTCCTGCTCCAACGCTCCAAACCGTCTCTCCTGCTGTTTCCAACAGTGTGTCCGTGTCCCAGCCACAGGCCGCCATTCCCATCTCTGTGCAGAGCTGTCCACAG GTGCTGACCCAGGAGAGCCTGGCGTCCCTGATGACAGGTATGATGGCTCAGACGGGTTCTCTGGGCCAGCCGCTGCTCATCCCCCTCAGCGTGGGGAACCAGGGGGGTTTAGCGGTTCTCACTCTGCCCACCACCAACGTGGCCACTCTGCCCGCCTTCGCAGCCGCAAACTCAGCAGGAAACCTCCTGAAGCTGCCCTTCACCGGCCTGCAAG CTGCTACGCTGCTGAACTCCATCCAGCCTCAGCTTCAGACCAACACGCAGACGTTGCTGCAGCCGGTGCAGACGGCCATGCAGCAGATGCAGACGCAGGTTTCCGCGGCGACGCCGGCCAACACCATCACCACATCGGCCTCTCAGACCAGCATCTCCCTAGCTGCTCTGCAGACGGCAGGACTGTCCATCAACCCCGCCATC ATCAATGCGGCATCTTTTGGAGCTCAGCCTCAGTTCCTCAGCTCGCTGATGTCCACGCCCATCATCAGCAGCGCCATGTCCAGCATGGCCGGCATCACCAGCCAGATCATCACCAACGCCCAGGGACAG GTGATAGGAACGCTGCCCCTGCTGTTAAACCCCGCCTCTCTGACGGGGGCGGGGTCGTCACCTTCCCTCCCCCTCCAGGGTCTCCAGGTACAGACCGTGTCTCCTCAGCTGCTGCTCAACGCCCAGGGTCAGCTGCTGACGGTGGGAAACGGGCCGTCTGTGGCCTTGCCCTCGGCCTCAGTGCTGCCCAAAGCTGCTGCTGGGGCGGCGCCAGCCACGCCCACTAAACCCAACTCACCG GCTTCGTTAGCGGCCGTGACTCAGTCACCGGTCGTCATCGCCCCACAGCCGCCCGCCATGAAGACGCCGCCTACTGGACCAATCACATGTGGCGAACTGGCCAAAGTGGGCCAGCTGGTCAGCA AGCCGCAGCACGGTGTCGCCATCGGCGCCGATGCAGGAATCAACCTGGAGGAAATCCGAGAGTTTGCCAAGAACTTCAAGATCCGCCGACTCTCGCTGGGACTGACGCAGACGCAAGTAGGACAAGCTCTGACAGCGACGGAGGGCCCCGCCTACAGCCAGTCAGCCATCTGCAG GTTTGAGAAACTGGACATCACCCCTAAAAGTGCTCAGAAGCTGAAGCCGGTGCTGGAGAAGTGGTTGGCCGAGGCCGAGCACTGGAACCAGAAAGGTCAGCAGAACCTGATGGAGTTCGTGGGCGGAGAACCGTCCAAAAAACGCAAGCGACGCACCAGCTTCACGCCGCAGGCCATCGAGGTTCTCAACTCGTACTTTGAGAAGAATGCACTGCCCACGGGCCAGGAGATCACGGAGATCGCACGGGAACTCAACTACGACCGGGAGGTGGTCCGGGTTTGGTTCTGTAACCGCAGACAGACGCTGAAGAACACCAGCAAGATCAACATCTTCCAGGTTTAG
- the pou6f1 gene encoding POU domain, class 6, transcription factor 1 isoform X2 yields MSGHETIRVLEVEVDSSQTSSTLESNAEEGSTHTTSDPETNNFQESSGGSQSGRRTDVPAPTLQTVSPAVSNSVSVSQPQAAIPISVQSCPQVLTQESLASLMTGMMAQTGSLGQPLLIPLSVGNQGGLAVLTLPTTNVATLPAFAAANSAGNLLKLPFTGLQAATLLNSIQPQLQTNTQTLLQPVQTAMQQMQTQVSAATPANTITTSASQTSISLAALQTAGLSINPAIINAASFGAQPQFLSSLMSTPIISSAMSSMAGITSQIITNAQGQVIGTLPLLLNPASLTGAGSSPSLPLQGLQVQTVSPQLLLNAQGQLLTVGNGPSVALPSASVLPKAAAGAAPATPTKPNSPASLAAVTQSPVVIAPQPPAMKTPPTGPITCGELAKVGQLVSKPQHGVAIGADAGINLEEIREFAKNFKIRRLSLGLTQTQVGQALTATEGPAYSQSAICRFEKLDITPKSAQKLKPVLEKWLAEAEHWNQKGQQNLMEFVGGEPSKKRKRRTSFTPQAIEVLNSYFEKNALPTGQEITEIARELNYDREVVRVWFCNRRQTLKNTSKINIFQV; encoded by the exons ATGTCAGGCCATGAGACTATCCGTGtgctggaggtggaggtggattCATCTCAGACGTCGTCGACGCTGGAATCAAACGCTGAGGAAGGATCGACTCACACCACGAGTGACCCTGAAACTAACAACTTCCAGGAAAGTTCTGGAGGGTCCCAGAGCGGCCGGAGAACAG ATGTTCCTGCTCCAACGCTCCAAACCGTCTCTCCTGCTGTTTCCAACAGTGTGTCCGTGTCCCAGCCACAGGCCGCCATTCCCATCTCTGTGCAGAGCTGTCCACAG GTGCTGACCCAGGAGAGCCTGGCGTCCCTGATGACAGGTATGATGGCTCAGACGGGTTCTCTGGGCCAGCCGCTGCTCATCCCCCTCAGCGTGGGGAACCAGGGGGGTTTAGCGGTTCTCACTCTGCCCACCACCAACGTGGCCACTCTGCCCGCCTTCGCAGCCGCAAACTCAGCAGGAAACCTCCTGAAGCTGCCCTTCACCGGCCTGCAAG CTGCTACGCTGCTGAACTCCATCCAGCCTCAGCTTCAGACCAACACGCAGACGTTGCTGCAGCCGGTGCAGACGGCCATGCAGCAGATGCAGACGCAGGTTTCCGCGGCGACGCCGGCCAACACCATCACCACATCGGCCTCTCAGACCAGCATCTCCCTAGCTGCTCTGCAGACGGCAGGACTGTCCATCAACCCCGCCATC ATCAATGCGGCATCTTTTGGAGCTCAGCCTCAGTTCCTCAGCTCGCTGATGTCCACGCCCATCATCAGCAGCGCCATGTCCAGCATGGCCGGCATCACCAGCCAGATCATCACCAACGCCCAGGGACAG GTGATAGGAACGCTGCCCCTGCTGTTAAACCCCGCCTCTCTGACGGGGGCGGGGTCGTCACCTTCCCTCCCCCTCCAGGGTCTCCAGGTACAGACCGTGTCTCCTCAGCTGCTGCTCAACGCCCAGGGTCAGCTGCTGACGGTGGGAAACGGGCCGTCTGTGGCCTTGCCCTCGGCCTCAGTGCTGCCCAAAGCTGCTGCTGGGGCGGCGCCAGCCACGCCCACTAAACCCAACTCACCG GCTTCGTTAGCGGCCGTGACTCAGTCACCGGTCGTCATCGCCCCACAGCCGCCCGCCATGAAGACGCCGCCTACTGGACCAATCACATGTGGCGAACTGGCCAAAGTGGGCCAGCTGGTCAGCA AGCCGCAGCACGGTGTCGCCATCGGCGCCGATGCAGGAATCAACCTGGAGGAAATCCGAGAGTTTGCCAAGAACTTCAAGATCCGCCGACTCTCGCTGGGACTGACGCAGACGCAAGTAGGACAAGCTCTGACAGCGACGGAGGGCCCCGCCTACAGCCAGTCAGCCATCTGCAG GTTTGAGAAACTGGACATCACCCCTAAAAGTGCTCAGAAGCTGAAGCCGGTGCTGGAGAAGTGGTTGGCCGAGGCCGAGCACTGGAACCAGAAAGGTCAGCAGAACCTGATGGAGTTCGTGGGCGGAGAACCGTCCAAAAAACGCAAGCGACGCACCAGCTTCACGCCGCAGGCCATCGAGGTTCTCAACTCGTACTTTGAGAAGAATGCACTGCCCACGGGCCAGGAGATCACGGAGATCGCACGGGAACTCAACTACGACCGGGAGGTGGTCCGGGTTTGGTTCTGTAACCGCAGACAGACGCTGAAGAACACCAGCAAGATCAACATCTTCCAGGTTTAG